The genomic DNA AGGGCATCAAGAAGGCGATGGTGCCCGTTGTCGCCCAGCTCGGGAAGACGGAGGTCACCATCGAGGACTTCCTATCCATGGGAGTCGGCGATGTCCTTGATCTGGGTACCGGCATAGGAGATCCCTTGACCGTCTGCGTCGGGAATGTGCCTAAATTCATTGCACAACCTGGCCGCTCCAAGAAAAAACTGGCTGTACAAATTTTGGAAACATTGAAAGGAGGAGACGGTGATGAGTGACATGCTATCACAGGATGAAATTGATGCGTTGCTAAGGGGCTCTGCCGAATCCGATGAAACGAATGAAAAACCTGAGATCCGGACCGATGACCACATTTCCACGGTAGAAGTCGATGCATTGGGGGAAATCGGGAACATCTCTTTCGGAAGTTCAGCAACAGCACTATCCACTCTTTTGAATCAAAAAGTGGAAATCACAACCCCGAAGGTATCGATTGTAGACCGCAACCTGCTTGAAGAAGAATTCCCGCATCCTTATGTTGCGATTCAAGTACAGTACACCGAAGGATTCTCTGGCGCCAATCTGCTCGTCATCAGACAGTCCGATGCTTCGATCATCGCGGATCTGATGCTTGGTGGTGATGGCATTTCCCCGTCACAAGACCTCGGAGAGATTCAATTGAGTGCTGTGCAGGAGGCGATGAACCAGATGATGGGTTCCGCAGCCACGTCCATGTCGACGGTGTTCAGGAAAAAGGTGGACATTTCACCACCTTCCATCAATCTCATGTTTATCCCGAAAGGAGAAGGAAAGGAAAATCTTCCTGAAGAAGATTTGCTCGTGAAGGTATCGTTTGCCCTTAAGATCGGAGAACTGATCGATTCGAGCATCATGCAGCTCCTTCCTTTGAAATTCGCCAAAAGTCTCGTGGATGAGCTTATGGCTCCAGAAGAAGTGGACATACATACTCCCTCTGTACCAATCGAGGAACCGTATCAGGCAGAAAGAGAAGTGGCAGCAGCCCAGACAGTGGAAGCGCCGAGGGTGGAGGAGCCGAGCGTGAACGTTCAGCCTGCTTCATTTGCAGATTTTGAATCACCGCAGCTCGGAGCTCATGAAGCCCAGAACCTGAATATGCTTTTGGATATCCCGCTGCAGGTGACAGTCGAGCTCGGAAGGACGAACAGATCTGTCAAGGAAATCCTTGAGCTGTCATCGGGTTCCATCATTGAACTTGATAAGCTTGCAGGAGAACCGGTTGATATCCTCGTCAACAGCCAGCTCATGGCCAAAGGCGAGGTCGTAGTCATCGATGAGAACTTCGGCGTGAGGATCACTGATATCGTCAGCCAAAGCGATCGTCTAAAGCGATTAAAGTAAAAAGAATGATGGAGGTAGACCAGAATGGCTAATAAAATTCTTATTGTAGATGATGCAGCATTCATGCGAATGATGATCAAGGATATTTTAACAAAAAATGGTTTTGACGTAGTGGGAGAAGCAGCAGATGGGTCCCAGGCAGTTGACAAGTATAAAGAGTTGAAGCCTGATCTTGTGACGATGGATATCACCATGCCTGAAAAAGACGGTATCGCCGCGTTGAAAGAAATCAAAGCGAGTGATCCCGGCGCTAAAATCATCATGTGCTCGGCCATGGGTCAACAGGCCATGGTCATTGATGCTATCCAGGCGGGGGCAAAGGACTTCATTGTCAAACCGTTCCAGGCAGACCGTGTAATCGAAGCAATCCAAAAAGCATTGAGCTAAAGGTGATTTAAGAAGGTGTGCATGCAGTGAGAAAACTATTAGTAACCCTATGCATCATGATGGCCCTTGTGGCCATCTGGGGGCATACGGCCCTTGCGGTGGAGGATAGCACGAAATTTTGCATCGAGAATCCGGATAAATGCAATCAATCCGATGAAACACCCGGG from Rossellomorea marisflavi includes the following:
- the fliY gene encoding flagellar motor switch phosphatase FliY, whose protein sequence is MSDMLSQDEIDALLRGSAESDETNEKPEIRTDDHISTVEVDALGEIGNISFGSSATALSTLLNQKVEITTPKVSIVDRNLLEEEFPHPYVAIQVQYTEGFSGANLLVIRQSDASIIADLMLGGDGISPSQDLGEIQLSAVQEAMNQMMGSAATSMSTVFRKKVDISPPSINLMFIPKGEGKENLPEEDLLVKVSFALKIGELIDSSIMQLLPLKFAKSLVDELMAPEEVDIHTPSVPIEEPYQAEREVAAAQTVEAPRVEEPSVNVQPASFADFESPQLGAHEAQNLNMLLDIPLQVTVELGRTNRSVKEILELSSGSIIELDKLAGEPVDILVNSQLMAKGEVVVIDENFGVRITDIVSQSDRLKRLK
- a CDS encoding response regulator, whose amino-acid sequence is MANKILIVDDAAFMRMMIKDILTKNGFDVVGEAADGSQAVDKYKELKPDLVTMDITMPEKDGIAALKEIKASDPGAKIIMCSAMGQQAMVIDAIQAGAKDFIVKPFQADRVIEAIQKALS